Proteins encoded in a region of the Phocoena phocoena chromosome X, mPhoPho1.1, whole genome shotgun sequence genome:
- the FOXO4 gene encoding forkhead box protein O4, with protein MDPVNENSAREAAALVDLDPDFEPQSRPRSCTWPLPRPELAPEPSEPAEVESGLGEKVHTEGRSEGRSQPTLLPSRLPDPAGGPQPGILGAVTGPRKGGSRRNAWGNQSYAELISQAIESAPEKRLTLAQIYEWMVRTVPYFKDKGDSNSSAGWKNSIRHNLSLHSKFIKVHNEATGKSSWWMLNPEGGKSGKAPRRRAASMDSSSKLLRGRSKAPKKKPAVLPAPPEGATPRSPVGHFAKWSGSPCSRNREEADVWSTFRPRSSSNASTVSTRPSPRRPEPEVLAEEEMPASASSYAGGVPPTLKEDLELLDGLNLTSPHSLLSRSSLSGFSLQHPGVSGPLHTYSTSLFSPAEGPLSAGEGCFSSSQSLEALLTSDTPPPPADVLMTQVDPILSQAPTLLLLGGIPSSSKLGTGGGLCPKPLEAPGPSGLVPTLPMIAPAPPPVMAGAPVPKPLGAPVLTPPTEAPSQDRMPQDLDLDMYMENLECDMDNIISDLMDGGEGLDFNFEPDP; from the exons ATGGATCCAGTGAATGAGAACTCAGCCAGAGAGGCTGCCGCGCTCGTAGACCTCGATCCCGACTTCGAACCCCAGAGCCGTCCCCGCTCCTGCACCTGGCCCCTTCCCCGACCAGAGCTCGCTCCCGAGCCGTCCGAGCCGGCCGAGGTGGAGTCAGGTCTGGGAGAGAAGGTACACACGGAGGGGCGCTCGGAGGGGCGCTCCCAGCCGACCCTGTTGCCCTCCCGGCTCCCTGACCCGGCAGGGGGCCCCCAGCCTGGGATCCTGGGGGCCGTAACAGGTCCTCGGAAGGGAGGCTCCCGCCGGAATGCCTGGGGAAATCAGTCATATGCAGAACTCATCAGCCAGGCCATTGAAAGCGCCCCCGAGAAGCGACTGACACTCGCCCAGATCTATGAGTGGATGGTCCGCACAGTGCCCTACTTCAAGGACAAGGGTGACAGCAACAGCTCAGCAGGATGGAAG AACTCGATCCGCCACAACCTGTCCCTGCACAGCAAGTTCATCAAGGTTCACAACGAGGCTACCGGCAAGAGCTCTTGGTGGATGCTGAATCCAGAGGGAGGCAAGAGTGGCAAGGCGCCCCGCCGCCGGGCAGCCTCCATGGATAGCAGCAGCAAGCTGCTCCGGGGCCGCAGCAAGGCCCCCAAGAAGAAACCAGCTGTGCTGCCAGCTCCGCCCGAAGGTGCCACTCCGAGGAGCCCTGTTGGCCACTTTGCCAAGTGGTCAGGCAGCCCTTGCTCTCGAAACCGCGAGGAAGCTGATGTGTGGAGCACCTTCCGTCCACGAAGCAGTTCCAATGCTAGCACTGTCAGCACCCGGCCCTCCCCCAGGAGGCCAGAGCCTGAGGTGCTGGCGGAAGAGGAAATGCCAGCCTCGGCCAGCAGCTATGCTGGGGGTGTCCCTCCCACCCTAAAAGAAGATCTGGAGCTGTTAGATGGGCTCAATCTCACATCTCCCCATTCCCTGCTGTCTCGGAGCAGCCTCTCTGGCTTCTCTTTGCAGCATCCTGGGGTTTCAGGCCCTTTACACACCTACAGCACCTCCCTCTTCAGCCCAGCAGAGGGGCCCCTGTCAGCAGGAGAAGGGTGCTTCTCAAGCTCCCAGTCCCTGGAGGCCCTGCTCACCTCTGATACGCCACCACCTCCTGCTGATGTCCTCATGACCCAGGTAGATCCCATTCTGTCCCAGGCTCCGACACTTCTGTTGCTGGGGGGGATACCTTCCTCCAGTAAGCTAGGCACAGGGGGTGGCCTGTGTCCTAAGCCCCTAGAGGCTCCAGGCCCCAGTGGTCTGGTTCCCACCCTTCCGATGATAGCACCAGCACCGCCTCCAGTCATGGCGGGTGCTCCCGTCCCCAAGCCCCTGGGGGCTCCTGTGCTCACACCTCCTACTGAAGCTCCAAGCCAAGACCGAATGCCTCAGGATCTCGATCTTGATATGTACATGGAGAATCTGGAGTGTGACATGGATAACATCATCAGTGACCTCATGGATGGGGGCGAAGGACTGGACTTCAACTTTGAGCCAG